A genomic window from Methanoculleus caldifontis includes:
- a CDS encoding MGH1-like glycoside hydrolase domain-containing protein: MTPVTFVPNVPEGQRLLEIRNSGVPWRRWGPYLSERQWGTVREDYGGDGDSWAYFTHDQARSRAYRWGEDGIAGISDDSQRLCFALALWNGADPILKERLFGLTNAEGNHGEDVKEYYYYLDNTPTHSYMKYLYRYPQAAFPYNDLVETNRQRNRYDLEYELLDTGIFADDRYFDVFVEYAKASPEDILVQITVHNRGPEEASLHVLPTLWFRNTWWQGGGAERPTLQKTEGPPGTGVIAADHPDLGKRYLSCEGAPDLLFTGNETNTERLFGTPNASPFVKDGINDCIVEGRADAVNPEGSGTKASAHYRLTLGPGETQRIRLRLNQAPPSGESPLFGNPFESVLAERTQEADAFYENITPPSVGPDAANVMRQALAGMLWTKQYYLYEVDRWLDGHDPGQRPSLRNNSWFHMVNADIISMPDKWEYPWYAAWDLAFHTVALAMVDPEFAKNQLDLMLRERYLHPNGQIPAYEWNFSDVNPPVHAWAALFIYRTEKELLGAGDVQFLGRIFQKLLMNFTWWVNRKDRTGQNIFEGGFLGLDNIGVFDRSAPLPTGGYLEQADGTAWMALFAQTMLDIAAELAVHDPVYQEMATKFYEHFVWIASAMNNIGEHQEGMWDEEDGFYYDLLRLPDGSATRLKVRSLVGLLPLAASTVFTREMIEQMPEFIERARWFNRYHTRMASTVSNIGRPGAGGRLHLSLLTEERLRRVLSRMLDENEFLSDYGIRSLSRAHLHDPYIFYQDGQEHRVQYLPADSDSSMFGGNSNWRGPIWFPMNIMLIRALLNLYAYYGDDFTVECPTGSGNRMNLYQVSEEIGRRLTRVFLRDESGRRPVFGYAQKFQDDPHWRDYLLFYEYFHGDNGAGVGASHQTGWTGLVARIIQIFGYMTPEQVLGEEARRLTYRKEGSPPRPVEGPAAR; this comes from the coding sequence ATGACACCTGTGACGTTTGTGCCCAATGTGCCTGAGGGGCAGCGGCTGCTTGAGATCCGTAACAGCGGCGTCCCCTGGCGCAGGTGGGGACCCTACCTGAGCGAACGGCAATGGGGAACGGTGAGGGAGGACTATGGGGGGGACGGCGATTCCTGGGCCTACTTCACGCACGATCAGGCACGGTCCCGCGCCTACCGGTGGGGGGAAGACGGGATTGCCGGCATCTCCGACGACTCCCAGCGCCTCTGTTTTGCGCTTGCCCTCTGGAACGGCGCCGATCCCATCCTCAAAGAACGGCTTTTCGGGCTTACGAACGCTGAAGGGAACCACGGCGAGGACGTGAAGGAGTATTACTACTACCTCGACAACACCCCGACGCACTCCTACATGAAGTACCTCTACAGGTATCCGCAGGCCGCATTCCCCTATAACGATCTTGTAGAGACGAACCGGCAGCGCAACCGGTACGACCTGGAGTACGAGCTCCTCGACACCGGCATCTTTGCCGACGACCGCTACTTCGATGTCTTCGTGGAGTACGCGAAGGCGTCCCCGGAGGATATTCTTGTGCAGATCACCGTCCATAACCGCGGCCCGGAGGAGGCATCCCTCCACGTGCTGCCCACCCTCTGGTTCCGCAACACCTGGTGGCAGGGAGGCGGTGCGGAGAGGCCAACCCTCCAGAAGACGGAGGGCCCTCCGGGGACCGGCGTGATCGCGGCCGATCACCCTGACCTCGGAAAGCGCTACCTCTCCTGCGAGGGCGCCCCCGACCTGCTCTTCACCGGGAACGAGACCAACACGGAGCGCCTCTTCGGCACCCCGAACGCCTCGCCGTTCGTGAAGGACGGTATCAATGACTGCATCGTCGAGGGGCGCGCCGATGCCGTGAACCCGGAGGGTTCCGGGACCAAAGCTTCCGCGCATTACCGGTTAACCCTCGGTCCGGGGGAAACGCAGAGGATACGGCTGCGGCTGAACCAGGCCCCGCCCTCCGGGGAGAGCCCTCTCTTCGGGAACCCCTTTGAGAGCGTGCTCGCAGAGCGAACGCAGGAGGCGGACGCATTCTACGAGAACATCACCCCTCCGTCGGTCGGCCCCGATGCGGCGAACGTGATGCGCCAGGCGCTTGCCGGGATGCTCTGGACGAAGCAGTACTACCTCTATGAGGTCGACCGCTGGCTGGACGGGCACGATCCCGGCCAGCGGCCCTCCCTCAGGAACAATTCATGGTTCCATATGGTGAACGCCGACATCATCTCCATGCCCGACAAGTGGGAGTATCCCTGGTATGCGGCATGGGACCTGGCGTTCCATACCGTTGCCCTTGCCATGGTGGACCCGGAGTTTGCCAAGAACCAGCTCGACCTGATGCTGCGCGAGCGTTACCTGCACCCGAACGGCCAGATCCCGGCCTACGAGTGGAATTTCAGCGACGTCAACCCTCCCGTGCACGCCTGGGCCGCCCTCTTCATCTACCGCACGGAGAAGGAACTCCTGGGTGCGGGGGACGTGCAGTTCCTGGGACGGATCTTCCAGAAACTCCTGATGAACTTCACCTGGTGGGTGAACCGCAAGGACCGCACCGGCCAGAACATCTTCGAGGGCGGGTTCCTGGGCCTCGATAACATCGGGGTTTTCGACCGCAGCGCACCCCTGCCTACGGGGGGATACCTGGAGCAGGCCGACGGGACGGCGTGGATGGCTCTCTTTGCCCAGACGATGCTGGATATTGCCGCCGAACTCGCTGTCCACGACCCGGTCTACCAGGAGATGGCGACCAAATTCTACGAGCATTTCGTCTGGATCGCCTCGGCGATGAACAATATCGGAGAGCACCAGGAGGGGATGTGGGACGAGGAGGACGGTTTCTACTACGACCTCCTCCGCCTGCCCGACGGCAGCGCAACGCGCCTTAAGGTGCGGTCCCTGGTGGGGCTGCTGCCTCTCGCTGCCAGCACGGTCTTCACCAGAGAGATGATAGAGCAGATGCCGGAGTTCATAGAGCGGGCCCGATGGTTCAACCGGTACCATACGCGTATGGCTTCCACCGTCTCCAACATCGGCCGGCCCGGCGCCGGAGGGCGGCTCCACCTTTCGCTGCTCACCGAGGAGAGGCTGCGAAGAGTTCTTTCGCGAATGCTGGACGAGAACGAGTTCCTGAGCGACTACGGGATCCGGTCCCTCTCCCGTGCACACCTGCACGACCCCTATATCTTCTACCAGGACGGGCAGGAGCACAGGGTGCAGTACCTGCCGGCGGATTCCGACTCGAGCATGTTCGGCGGGAACTCCAACTGGCGGGGGCCGATATGGTTCCCGATGAACATCATGCTGATCCGGGCGCTGTTAAACCTCTATGCGTACTACGGAGACGATTTCACGGTAGAATGCCCGACGGGGTCGGGGAACCGGATGAACCTCTACCAGGTGAGCGAGGAGATTGGACGCCGCCTGACCCGGGTCTTCCTCCGCGATGAGAGCGGCCGCCGCCCGGTCTTCGGCTACGCCCAAAAGTTCCAGGACGACCCCCACTGGCGCGACTACCTCCTCTTTTACGAGTACTTCCACGGGGATAACGGGGCAGGAGTCGGCGCCAGCCACCAGACCGGGTGGACGGGGCTCGTTGCCCGGATCATCCAGATCTTCGGGTATATGACCCCCGAACAGGTGCTGGGAGAGGAAGCGCGGAGGCTCACCTACAGGAAAGA